The Coregonus clupeaformis isolate EN_2021a unplaced genomic scaffold, ASM2061545v1 scaf1439, whole genome shotgun sequence genome has a window encoding:
- the rad23aa gene encoding RAD23 homolog A, nucleotide excision repair protein a isoform X2: MQITLKTLQQQTIQIDIDPDQTVKALKEKIEAERGKDNFPVSGQKLIYAGKILQDDTPIKDYKIDEKNFVVVMVSKAKSATATSTPSSEAPKAPVQDSGSSSSAGPAPAAIPIPPEETTPTVTEPPAPASSDPSVEVQGGDASSALGAEYETMLTEIMSMGYERERVVAALRASFNNPHRAVEYLLTGIPSSPVQETNPPAQLPASARPGTETPTVAEGENPLEFLRSQPQFQSMRQVIQQNPSLLPALLQQLGRENPQLLQQISQYQELFIQMLNEPAGEVGDVPEVGDLGAAVEEGAPVNYIQVTPQEKEAIERLKALGFPEALVIQAYFACEKNENLAANFLLNQGFEDE; the protein is encoded by the exons ATGCAAATCACGCTAAAAACACTGCAACAGCAGACCATTCAAATTGACATAGACCCTGATCAAACG GTGAAGGCACTGAAGGAGAAGATAGAAGCAGAGAGGGGAAAAGATAACTTCCCAGTGTCTGGACAGAAGCTCATATATGCTGGCAAAATCCTGCAAGATGACACGCCTATTAAAGACTACAAAATTGACGAGAAGAATTTCGTTGTAGTTATGGTATCGAAG GCAAAGTCTGCCACAGCCACTTCAACACCTTCCTCAGAGGCACCCAAGGCCCCTGTCCAGGACTCTGGGTCCTCGTCGTCTGCGGGCCCGGCCCCTGCAGCCATCCCCATCCCCCCAGAGGAGACTACACCTACAGTCACAGAGCCCCCGGCTCCAGCTAG CTCAGACCCCAGTGTGGAGGTCCAGGGGGGAGATGCCTCCTCTGCCTTGG GAGCGGAGTATGAGACCATGCTGACAGAGATCATGTCTATGGGttatgagagggagagagtggtagCTGCTCTCCGGGCCAGCTTCAACAACCCACATCGGGCTGTGGAGTACCTCCTCACT GGCATTCCTAGCAGTCCGGTCCAAGAGACTAATCCCCCAGCACAGCTTCCTGCATCTGCCCGCCCAGGCACAGAGACCCCTACTGTAGCTGAGG gggagAACCCTCTGGAGTTCTTGCGTTCCCAGCCTCAGTTCCAGAGCATGAGGCAGGTGATCCAGCAGAACCCCTCACTGCTGCCAGCTCTGCTCCAACAGCTGGGCCGGGAGAACCCACAGCTcctacag CAAATCAGCCAGTACCAGGAGCTGTTCATCCAGATGCTGAATGAGCCAGCGGGGGAGGTAGGAGACGTGCCTGAGGTGGGGGACCTGGGTGCTGCAGTGGAGGAGGGAGCTCCAGTCAACTACATCCAGGTCACTCCTCAGGAGAAGGAAGCCATCGAGAGG TTAAAAGCGTTGGGTTTCCCTGAGGCGCTGGTGATCCAGGCCTACTTTGCCTGTGAAAAGAATGAGAACCTAGCGGCCAACTTCCTCCTGAACCAGGGCTTTGAGGATGAATGA
- the rad23aa gene encoding RAD23 homolog A, nucleotide excision repair protein a isoform X1, whose amino-acid sequence MQITLKTLQQQTIQIDIDPDQTVKALKEKIEAERGKDNFPVSGQKLIYAGKILQDDTPIKDYKIDEKNFVVVMVSKAKSATATSTPSSEAPKAPVQDSGSSSSAGPAPAAIPIPPEETTPTVTEPPAPASSDPSVEVQGGDASSALVTGAEYETMLTEIMSMGYERERVVAALRASFNNPHRAVEYLLTGIPSSPVQETNPPAQLPASARPGTETPTVAEGENPLEFLRSQPQFQSMRQVIQQNPSLLPALLQQLGRENPQLLQQISQYQELFIQMLNEPAGEVGDVPEVGDLGAAVEEGAPVNYIQVTPQEKEAIERLKALGFPEALVIQAYFACEKNENLAANFLLNQGFEDE is encoded by the exons ATGCAAATCACGCTAAAAACACTGCAACAGCAGACCATTCAAATTGACATAGACCCTGATCAAACG GTGAAGGCACTGAAGGAGAAGATAGAAGCAGAGAGGGGAAAAGATAACTTCCCAGTGTCTGGACAGAAGCTCATATATGCTGGCAAAATCCTGCAAGATGACACGCCTATTAAAGACTACAAAATTGACGAGAAGAATTTCGTTGTAGTTATGGTATCGAAG GCAAAGTCTGCCACAGCCACTTCAACACCTTCCTCAGAGGCACCCAAGGCCCCTGTCCAGGACTCTGGGTCCTCGTCGTCTGCGGGCCCGGCCCCTGCAGCCATCCCCATCCCCCCAGAGGAGACTACACCTACAGTCACAGAGCCCCCGGCTCCAGCTAG CTCAGACCCCAGTGTGGAGGTCCAGGGGGGAGATGCCTCCTCTGCCTTGG TGACAGGAGCGGAGTATGAGACCATGCTGACAGAGATCATGTCTATGGGttatgagagggagagagtggtagCTGCTCTCCGGGCCAGCTTCAACAACCCACATCGGGCTGTGGAGTACCTCCTCACT GGCATTCCTAGCAGTCCGGTCCAAGAGACTAATCCCCCAGCACAGCTTCCTGCATCTGCCCGCCCAGGCACAGAGACCCCTACTGTAGCTGAGG gggagAACCCTCTGGAGTTCTTGCGTTCCCAGCCTCAGTTCCAGAGCATGAGGCAGGTGATCCAGCAGAACCCCTCACTGCTGCCAGCTCTGCTCCAACAGCTGGGCCGGGAGAACCCACAGCTcctacag CAAATCAGCCAGTACCAGGAGCTGTTCATCCAGATGCTGAATGAGCCAGCGGGGGAGGTAGGAGACGTGCCTGAGGTGGGGGACCTGGGTGCTGCAGTGGAGGAGGGAGCTCCAGTCAACTACATCCAGGTCACTCCTCAGGAGAAGGAAGCCATCGAGAGG TTAAAAGCGTTGGGTTTCCCTGAGGCGCTGGTGATCCAGGCCTACTTTGCCTGTGAAAAGAATGAGAACCTAGCGGCCAACTTCCTCCTGAACCAGGGCTTTGAGGATGAATGA
- the LOC121570499 gene encoding ubiquitin carboxyl-terminal hydrolase 37, with amino-acid sequence MSFEVKEVGAVVPQAKRVVPQIAAIAEASIDLRASSVSLERPLVRSRDAMARLRNLFSKSSTQLGEQSCTGEGKENTKLLGLPNIGNTCFMNSALQCLLGLPAFCRDILRQQDIWSSSPSSKLLSCFAKLHQARLSGGTVKAKIKENKKILQTVKSCISVGNEDYEGDDEQDAHECVVLLLFQLKEEGMALKAIHLPREAVRIQAEDYPYLHQLWSYSLWSGGLQSPVTEPEPLPDTQPGPLL; translated from the exons ATGAGCTttgaggtcaaagaggtgggggCAGTTGTTCCACAGGCAAAGAGAGTGGTGCCCCAAATTGCTGCCATCGCAG aggCCTCCATTGACCTGAGGGCTTCCTCTGTCTCCCTGGAGAG gCCATTGGTCAGGTCTCGGGACGCCATGGCCCGCCTCCGCAACCTGTTCAGCAAGAGTAGCACCCAGCTGGGGGAGCAGAGCTGCACAGGCGAGGGCAAAGAGAATACCAAGCTCCTtgg GTTGCCTAATATTGGCAACACCTGCTTCATGAACTCTGCCCTGCAGTGCCTGCTGGGGCTGCCAGCATTTTGCAGAGACATCCTGAGACAGCAGGACATCTGgagttcctccccctcctctaaaCTGCTCAG CTGCTTTGCCAAGTTACATCAGGCAAGGCTTTCTGGAGGCACAGTTAAGGCTAAGATAAAGGAAAATAAGAAAATCCTTCAAACAGTCAAGAGCTGTATCTCCGTTGGCAACGAGGACTATGAGGGCGACGATGAACAG GATGCCCATGAATGTGTGGTGCTCCTGCTCTTTCAGCTGAAGGAGGAGGGTATGGCATTAAAAGCCATACACCTGCCCCGTGAAGCAGTTAGAATTCAAGCTGAAGACTACCCGTACCTGCACCAG CTGTGGAGTTATAGTCTATGGTCAGGAGGATTACAATCACCTGTCACTGAGCCTGAGCCATTACCTGACACACAGCCTGGACCTCTACTTTAA
- the LOC123487051 gene encoding ubiquitin carboxyl-terminal hydrolase 26-like isoform X2: protein MASVTRHFLTLPRVLMLHMKRFTAGDWEPEKVDDPMSIPAELTLSALCGETAPVQHGARASSLGNNNVDNIPANSAEGTLDRPASNSSDQLEKPADSEKGQQTATVRHQPDNIYKLSSVISHLGDNMYTGHYISDVFDNRGSGWLCLDDSRVLRTDEATVLRARAQTAYILFYICSGAGEGDQAPQDQEQHQENSGRGTELRDHLE from the exons ATGGCATCTGTGACTAGGCACTTCCTCACGCTGCCCCG GGTCCTAATGCTTCATATGAAGCGGTTTACTGCAGGCGACTGGGAGCCAGAGAAGGTGGATGATCCCATGTCCATCCCTGCAGAACTGACCCTCTCAGCCTTATGTGGGGAGACAGCCCCTGTCCAGCATGGAGCCAG GGCAAGCTCACTGGGAAACAACAACGTGGACAACATACCTGCAAACTCCGCAGAAGGCACCCTTGATAGACCAG CTTCAAACTCCTCTGACCAGCTAGAGAAACCAGCTGACAGTGAGAAAGGGCAGCAGACAGCCActgtg AGACACCAGCCAGACAATATCTACAAATTGTCAAGTGTGATCTCACATCTGGGAGACAACATGTATACAG GCCACTACATCAGTGATGTTTTTGACAACCGTGGGAGTGGGTGGCTCTGCCTGGATGACTCACGTGTCTTGAGGACAGATGAGGCCACTGTGCTGAGGGCGAGGGCACAGACTGCCTACATCCTGTTCTATATCTGCAG TGGAGCAGGTGAAGGAGACCAGGCCCCTCAGGACCAGGAGCAGCACCAGGAAAACTCAGGGAGAGGCACAGAGCTCAGGGACCACCTGGAGTAA
- the LOC123487051 gene encoding ubiquitin carboxyl-terminal hydrolase 26-like isoform X1 has product MPACPSVCVNACLPACLSLSRVLMLHMKRFTAGDWEPEKVDDPMSIPAELTLSALCGETAPVQHGARASSLGNNNVDNIPANSAEGTLDRPASNSSDQLEKPADSEKGQQTATVRHQPDNIYKLSSVISHLGDNMYTGHYISDVFDNRGSGWLCLDDSRVLRTDEATVLRARAQTAYILFYICSGAGEGDQAPQDQEQHQENSGRGTELRDHLE; this is encoded by the exons atgcctgcctgtccgtctgtctgtgtgaatgcctgcctgcctgcctgtctgtctctgagcAGGGTCCTAATGCTTCATATGAAGCGGTTTACTGCAGGCGACTGGGAGCCAGAGAAGGTGGATGATCCCATGTCCATCCCTGCAGAACTGACCCTCTCAGCCTTATGTGGGGAGACAGCCCCTGTCCAGCATGGAGCCAG GGCAAGCTCACTGGGAAACAACAACGTGGACAACATACCTGCAAACTCCGCAGAAGGCACCCTTGATAGACCAG CTTCAAACTCCTCTGACCAGCTAGAGAAACCAGCTGACAGTGAGAAAGGGCAGCAGACAGCCActgtg AGACACCAGCCAGACAATATCTACAAATTGTCAAGTGTGATCTCACATCTGGGAGACAACATGTATACAG GCCACTACATCAGTGATGTTTTTGACAACCGTGGGAGTGGGTGGCTCTGCCTGGATGACTCACGTGTCTTGAGGACAGATGAGGCCACTGTGCTGAGGGCGAGGGCACAGACTGCCTACATCCTGTTCTATATCTGCAG TGGAGCAGGTGAAGGAGACCAGGCCCCTCAGGACCAGGAGCAGCACCAGGAAAACTCAGGGAGAGGCACAGAGCTCAGGGACCACCTGGAGTAA